CTGCTCCAATTTCCTCTTTAACATGAGCTGTATTGAAAGGTGAATAAGACAAAGCTGTTGTCACATGATCCGATAACATTAATGACGTGACTGGCCATTTGTACAATGCATTTCACCCAACAAATtgcatttaattcaattacacAGGTAGGTAGAGGTTACAGAAATAGACATCTAATCTGATCataaaaatggtagaaaatagACATGAATGAAGTCATAAAAAAGACTTTTGGGGCGTAACTCATCCGGTGCAGGTCACGTAATCATGCAACTTAATCAGTTATCAATCAAtcgtgaaattgaaattttataacaTTAGCCCAAGCTTATCAACGAGTTGTAGAAGTCATGCCACACCTTCAATCTGatgatttaatgaattttagcTTTCAATGAAGGACTTTCTTCTTTGTGACACTATAACCTCGTAGAACCTGCCATTTCTTCCTTCAATTTTAAGATATTAGGACACTATTGGTATATAATCTTCAATCTTTATTCTTTCATTTAGAAGTAcgtttaaagcaaaaatatcgaaaattgattttttttaacattttgctTATATTTTGTGCATGTTGAAGccagtttaaaatattaatacatATAATGTTACAGGTTTTGTTCAAGGGAAAGcccaattataaaaaaaacccactttATAGCACTACGCGCTTTTATTCCTTAAGAATAATTCCTTTAGAGAAACAGCTCtcagattttgttttaatgaaattagTACTGTAGGAAATGCATATAGGAGTAACAAATATTATCTGGAAACAATCATAAatcctcaaaaaaataaatctacttCTAACGGAGATTGCAAACTCTAAACTTAGAATAGATCTTCTAAAAGTAGTTCACATTCCTCAGCTGATAGATACTGAAACTACGACGCTATTTTTTATTGGCACATTCGTACATAAAGTTCAACTTCAGTATATCTCCATCACTTAAACCTTCGCGCTGACCGATTCGAGCATTCGGATCCTTCGGCACTATTGTCTGCTTGCCGTTCTTGCTGAAGGCCGTCTCGTCAAAATGCATCACGCTGTCATAATCGTACGGAACTCCAAAGTCTTGCACAAGGTTATTTGAAAATCTGTCGAAATTAGTCACCTTGGTCGGGTCTATATTGTCCCACACAATGTCCACGTACTCATCTCGATCGAAGGCGGAGTGTTGATGTACGAAACCTAGTATATGTAGTAATAAATGCGCGACTTCACCCAATTTGAAGCACCCTGTACCAACAGGAGACGGATGCACATTGAGAATTTGTTGACCGATGTCGTGATATCCCAAAGAGGAATAGCATCCAAGCTCATCCCCAGTGATGTTTACAAAACTACGCTCAACAGTTCGCTTCACAAATTTAACACAGCTGTGAGACTGAATAAGCTGCATGGCTTTGTCAATTTGCTCGACTTGTGCAGAAGCtgtggaaggaaaacaatgtGATGTGTATTAAAAATGTGCGTGGAAATCTATCGACAAACTTACTGAAATGTGACTCGAAAATCGAAACCGGAACAATCCCTCCGGGCCAACGTTGTGATGGGCCGATCAACGTGGTACGCTTGTTGCTCCAAAGAAAGCGCTGCTGTTGTTCACTCAGCACCATATCTCCCTCAAACTGTCCACTTAGTTCCTGTGGAAACTCATCCGATTGTGAATATCGTACtgcttattaaattaatttcaaaggAATTGAGAAACTTCAAAATTCTTAAAGCGCATTAGTTGaacacgatttaaaaaaaaaaacaagtttacCATTTTCTTGGTGATCTTTCACTATTTCTGCCTGGACTAGTGCAACAGCCAGTATGACGCACAAGAAATTCTGACTTAATGCCATTTTTAACGATTGTTTTCTAACGAACAACCGTCAACGAATATACGCAAAGGTCTATTCCATGGTGCTATTTATATAAGACTCGATCTGGAATTTCATTTCGTAAATCCGATAAGAAATCATTTATTACTCCAGTAATGCACTGTACGGGGCCTTATCTATTCCAATTTCGTGTTCCACAAAACGATAGCCGAGTGTTAGAAAGTGAATAAGACAGTTTATCAATCTTTCGTGACAGAACCAGATAGCACCAATCAGGAGAGTAGCCAATTTTATGACACATTTCATTCAGTTGTTGATTTACAACTGATTTTATAGCACAGGTAGCCCATTATGCGGAGTTATAGACATCTAATCTGAACATCGAAAAATAGTAGAAAATAGACAAAAATGGAATCATAAAACAGGTTTACAGAATTTAACCTTGTTCATGCAATCAGAAACTGTTTGAGTAATCAATCAATACTGAGGATCTTTTTAAATCTCGAGTTATCTTAATAGTGGGTTGTAGGAactgtttttattaaacagcGATACTCCTTTCTTCAAATGCATTAgactagtgttgggtaaatctgattcagattcataaatctgaatgaatctttgaaatgaatgaatggttctgaatctgaatgtcaaagattcatgaatcttcgaagattcatgaatcctcaaagattcatgattttGCGTATTTTGCATCTTGACTTCAATTGTAACCATTTTGTGGATGGAAGccggtttgcattttttatgaatatttttcccaGGTTGTTAGCAGCATTATCCGTTAGGAAAGTTTAGAGCAAATTACTTGATGCGGTAGTGTAGCTGCGCCTTGTTGCGTcttggggcggcccgatggtgtatgtgatataCAGCACCAGCCCACACGGCAGgcctggggatcaaatcccatccggaccgtctcctcGTAGCATGAACTGACTGTCCTggtacgtggtaaaatatgtcctgatacggccaggccgttctaaccgaaaaagaagaagaagccaaGATGTGTAAAGAATACGCAAAATCATAAATCGTTGAGGAATCATGAATCTTCaaggattcataaatctttgatgattcatgaatctttgaagatTCCCGattctttgaggattcatgaatctgttgggagtcgactcatgaattgaatgattcttcactgaagattcatatgaatgattctatacagaagattcattaagcacaacactacAGTAGacttcaaaataattaaaaacttatttcCCAAATCATCACCGTTTTGTTGAGTTATTATTGCATATAAGTTTGATTTCTCTATTTCTTTGACCTCAAATAATGCCATCGCAAGCGATTATAGTTTACcttcaaaaatatatgtttgtGCATCAAAAAAGTGAAAAGGCACTCACACGCGTGAGTAACAATTCTTTTCGTTCCTAGTAACCACACTTgtcttttcttcaatttttaattaactaaaTGGAATAACCATTCTTAAGACTCCGTATCGGATTGGTTTTCTTTGTAAGTGCACTCCTATGCTCTCCTTTGCTGTGTACCAATGTATGACTTTTCCAATGGTTGCAATTCAGCTCTGCAAACAAAATGCTGTACGTCAAACCTTCTCTTAAAAGTCGTTGATATGGTTAAATATAGTTTTGCAGAGCCCGATGAACAAACCCGTATATGAACTGctccaacaaaaccaaccccATTGATTCACATCCAGTAGTTGGGATGGATGTTTTcctacagtttttttttattctacactACCATGGCTTTCCTGCAATGCTGCAAGGTACAGCAGTCGGAAGAAAggtttatagaaaaataaaacacttcaaGACATTCCATTCCGCGCGCGCGTTGCTCGCTTTTCAATAATACAAAGTGCTTCCCGTCAGTGGGTcgcctcacacacacaccagttCCGTCCGGCCGTTCTGTCGAAGCGTGCTCGAATCAAAGATTCACCTTGCATGTACGGGCGAGGGGAGGGGGAtatgttttacaatttaattgcactGATTGCTTACACCGACCAGCCTCCTGGAAAAAGCCACCCTCCGCCAACATCAAACTCATCTCTACAGTGGAAGCCTCATCGGAGCAGCAAAACTGCATCCTCATAATTGACCGTTCCGATTGCTAACAAAAACCAAGAACACACCGGTGTGCCCAGAGTTGGTTGGTTGGAAGGCACCGCAAAAAGGGCAATAGCGGGCGGTTAGCCATAGTAATGATATGTTTACTTTTCCATCATTCTGGTGCCCGGGTTTTTGATCCAACGCAGCAATTTTCATCATTAGGGATCTCCCTCATattcctgtgtgtttgtgcgacGGAGATCATCCAAAAGTCGGGGTAAGAGTGAGAGAAGCATTatgattttggatttttagATAGCTCATACCGGTCGTGCTTACTCCCAAGGGGGGGAAGACTATCATCCGTGCGCAAAGAAAAGCTGAGCAATGCAAAGTGAAATAATCAGTGCTGGGTACTAAAtggattcgattttttttattgcttccatGAATTTGTTTCAGTGGCTACGATGTAAATAACGAGAGAGAATGGGAACAAAAAACGAATGCTTCTTACTAGAAGATCcatcatttgcattttgctTAAAAGATAAGACAATTCTCCAAGGGCCCACCCGTGGACGATGCAATTTAATTAACGGAAccacttttttttccaccataaTTACAACCCATTCCTCTAATCCAATCTCTCCCCATATGGAAGTGAGCTACGGGTAAGATGGATGAGCCGCTAAGGGGAAGGAATTATCAGAAGGGTCCTCGTAATTGTTTACCAAATCTCGGGAAGAATTCCGGTGGGAATTGGACGGGTAACGTTTTTGAAGATGGACAGAATCTGTGACAAGATTTAAGCAGTTTGAAGTTGAAGTGATTAATTACTACCCGATGAGTCACAACAGGTATAAATATAGCATTTTTTTGGAATATCTTTTTGagagataaaatattttccaaaaaaaagtttatattCCATTTACCTTAAAAAAAGACTTAGAAATTACATTTCCCTCAAATCCCAATTCCCCGAACGCTCTAAGCTTCAttcaaaaacaacacaacaaccaaATGTCACTGGCTTACTTCGGAAGTTCGGTATTGCAGGTGTACCTTAAGGCTACCGAACAACGTTCATTTATGTCCTACACAACCTACGCAAAACAGATCAAAATTCCAGCAAAACCACTCACTTTATATCACCGACGGGCATTGCTCGCTTAAACACAAACATGCCGCATTATGCTTATCTTCATGAGACTTCATGAGAATCGGCGGACGGGATCTAATTGTCGGACATCCGTAGCAATCACGTGTATCGTTACATGAGATTTTTGAGCAGAAATCACCAGCGAAAAGGACACAACCAGCTATACCTGATGTTGGTCTAGTGATGATTCCTGCTGGGATAAACTGTACCAAAATTACCAATCAATTCGCGGTCGAAATTCGAAACCTTGGGCAATGAGTTATTGAGGATGAGGAAGCAGCGTTACCCTAATCGTACGATACGATGATACGTTGCTTGCGGGTCTTGCATGATGAAAATTTGCTTTTGTGCTTGATCTTGGTTCAAATGGCCTAGTCGAGATTGGAAGTTGCAATGATTGGACATTTGTCCAATTTCccaagaaattttaaaattttcagaaCATATTGGAATGAACTCAGAGTATTAAAAGCTTccaaaaaagtaatgaaaaatatacTAGAAATTAACATTATCAATCTAGCATCTCATCtaaatttctccaaaaaagCCTTCAGTTGCTCATACCTAGTTGTCAAGGACTTCACTTAATACAACGGAATACCCTCTCCTGGTACTTGCTCCATTCGTTACGATATGCTTTCGGAATTCAACCGTAACCTGTTCATCTGGCCGTGTCGGGCTTCTGTCTAGGCAAGATTGTACGAGACTCCACAGAGCACAAGCCCGGATGCTTTCGAGCAGGTTAGTTTGAGCAATTGCGATAAAACTCCGTATGCCTATGGGCACACAGCAACCTGGATCAACAGGAACCGACCCGTTGTGCATTGAATGCTTTGACGAAATTTGTTTCTGCTACCTAAACAAAGGTGCAGAGCTAGGGTAGTTAGTACACCACATTTTGAAATCTTGCTGCCTGCCTGTTAGTTCTGGTCGTTAAACTTATTCATTAAGAAAAACTTCCCCCCATTCCACAAGCAATATTAGACCATCCGGTGCATAATCTTTTTCCGTCCCGAGCGTACCCGAAATCATCGCCCCCGAAAAGGTCATCGGATGGAGACAATTTTCTTCAACAGTACGTAATTAATTAATGGTTCGCTTCAAAAGTAACAAATGGATGGACAGAGGAAATTGGCGCTTTTCTCTCTTGGTCAAACTATCACATAAAACCCCGTGTCGTAAAATCGCATAAAAGTCTCACTCGTGCGATAAAGGAACAGGGAATACCTTTCCATTGGGTAGTATTAAGAGCTGACCGTACATAACGATACATACGGCCAACAGTTAGTTCGAAGGATCGAAGCAAAACTGTGTTGCCGAGTGGTTTAAGCAATGTACAAATATTTGTCCATAACTTGGACACTTTTCACGTTAGGGTCACCCCGTTTCGTGACCGACAACAACAGTATAAAGATGCCAGAACCTTACCTTACCAAAAGGGAATATCATCAGCCCGTGGGATGTGTCCGGTGCAGTTATTCTGCAAACGAAATCACACCCAGGAGGCTAAACCCTCGGCAGTCTAGGCCGAATTCCAAGCGTGGCCTGCGAATTTCTGCAAAACACTGCACAAATAATCGTAATCGGACACCACTTGACCGGCAGGTGACCGTGTGAGTTTTTCTTCAGCCGTACCCAGTGCCGATGACATTGGAAGTAAGGTCATTTTTAACAAACACACCCGATGTCAGTAGAGGGAGATCCCCGGGGGTCCTTTGGTTCTTCAAATGGCGGTTCTGTTCAAATGAAACCTGAAAGTAAACTTCTCGTAAGGCAAGAAGGCGATTGGTGGTCGTGAAGACAACGGCACTGATAAAGGCGAAGAGTTCCGATTGCCTAgggattttccctttttgcgtCATTTATTGATACTTCGACCGACTGGTCTTGACTAACAAGGCAACAGAgcagaaacagagagagagagagggagaacaAAGCAAGTTCCCTTCGAGCCTTTGTTCCGTACATTTACAAGCAAGAAAATATGTCTATTATTTGAACATTGCCGCCGCTATCGGAAAAGTTGTCCACAATGTGTACGATCGATAGCGTACATTCTTTGCCACTCGTGCCCAGTTGTCCACGGGCGCGTCAGTGGACCAATAGTGATGGTATTAGCGAATGACACTGGACACACAGCAATGGAAACATAATCACGGTCAAACCGACCGATATACCGAAGGGTgacattaattaattattttccctCGCCCCCCCGTATTTGTGCCGAACTAATGCCAAGACATGACGGGAATTTACTTTGTGCTAAACACGTGTCCGCACGTGGAACAGGGACAGTGTAAACGTGTAAATAGACCGTGAACAGGCAAGATAAGACTGGCCAAGTCATAAATGAGACACaatattttctgattttctttACGAAGTTCAATGTCTTCCGAGGAAAATGTTGTCTTTTGGGAATACAGACGTGAGTTAGAGTTGCCTGTAGATactcaaatatatttttaatttttttggaaatttttagGTGATcttttaagtaattttgttttgtaacagAAATAACAATGATTGGATTATTTTCCTGAAATTCTGATTTCTGACTATAGGAGTTAATCCATACAGTAGTATTCCATTATTCAAAACGTTGTTTCCTAGTAGTTTCCCGTAACAGGCGTAAACTAAATCAAACACAGATTCGTTTGTCCACCTACAACATATCAACGAAACGAATCGATAGTTTGCACAATGATAAATTAATCAGCAAGTTCGCTAGAAATCAAATATCATCCGTACGTTCCAGTTCCCTCAAAATCCGGTCCGACCCCGCGGGCATCGTATTGTTCCGAATAATGGACATTTTCCTATTGCTCGTCGAACCAGAATCAAAATCAGTACGATGTGTGCTACTAGCGTGCGGTGGTCAGGAATTACACCGGACGATGTGTGGTCCATCACCAAACATCTGATTCGTCGAATGTTGAAGCACGCTGTCACTTAATCGGAGATCTGGAGCATTGCATTCACCGAACCGTATTGCAATATATTTTACTTGCAGTTATGGTAACAACAGTGAAAGCAACGGGTTCGATTttctacatttaaaaaaaaatgttttctactATTCGTTTAAGCAAAAAGGGTCAATATGTAGAAAGTGAACCAATAATTTCATATTGACCTTTCCACGGATACTGCCGGGGGGCGTGCTATCACAAATTCAATCACTTAACCTGCGCCACTTACGCTCTACGGATACGGCGACAAACATTCAACGAATATCAAAGATCAAATCGATAATGGTTCGTTTTACTCGTGAAGTTACATAAACATTGCATTAACAGCTGATGAACTTCAGGAAAAAAGGGATAGGATTTTATTGGAAgcttatttttgtgatttttttcatgCAATTCAGGTaatttttaaacgaaattaaaacTCAAACATTTCTTCAGAAAAACTGTTGAAGAGTTTTACTTGAAGagaaattcttcttttttttaaatcatatctTTATTACCTTTATTAAGCCTTAAGCCTCTAAATAGCTATatataaaacgataaaaatcaTACTTCACTCACCGACATGTCCACAACTCATGTATGGGGAGCAGCGCTAATGTCATTTATGAGCGAACGTCGTGCAACTAGTGAACTAATCTTCAAACTCAATCTCCTCCAACAACTCCCTTCTATCAACGCCTTTTTCTCCACTTCATTTACCATCACCTCTCCCCCCAAGGGGCAATAGTTTATCCTCCACCAAACGGACGTGCAAGCATTCGAATCCAAATCCACCAGTACGGCTTAACggggggaaaataaatttaatctcAAACGCCCTCCAAAAATTAACGTTTTGAAACGTGCCATTCCGCAACTCCGTATCGAATTGTTTCCGTCGCGTCGATCGCACAGTGACACAGTTCGCCAACCAGACGCACCACCGGTATGCTCGTTATTGGACGattgaataattgaaaattgttcttatgaaattttaaatcacagcgacagaaaaaaaacaagcctcTACACCCACACCCGTTTGCTTCGTGGACGGTTGACAAACAAGGCCCAAAACGGTGGTTGATCTACGGAACCAGCCTGGCACTCTAATGTGTACTTTTCGGTTTTGCTAGATTTATGCTGCAATCCCACGTGGCAGCTAcataacaaaagcaaaagcaaaaaaaccggGACAGTAGACCGCTGTTTGCCAACGATCCATCCGGGATACAAGCCGGCATTTCAGCTTCCAGAGTAGGCCGCACCAACATACGAAGACGACGAAAAATCACCTTCAATCGGGTAAATTGTTGTAACGTTTTGTTCCATTTACAGCTTCAACCGATTCCGAATCCCCGCTTGCGTGTTCCGTACGGTGGGTGGGCGAAACTGTTGTTTATTGGCACTGGACTAGACTGGTGGCGGAAAGAGCGCCACGAGAAGGTGAAGGGAACCGCTTTAAGGTGCGGGAGGTCGCTTATTTTATGATTCATGCTCTTTGACTTGCGAGTCGCGGGAGTCTTTACAGACCGGCACACGGGAAGCATGCGCAAACGACTCCGGCAGTGGGGACCCACTTTTGTCCTCACCTCCAACGAAGTGAATGGCGCTAGAAAACCGTGCCATACTGGTGCTCGTGATGCCGCTGGGAGTGAATCAACAgagtcatcatcatcaaccttACATTCGATGTCGCAGAGCACATACGTTTACTTCATCTGCAACCTGGTTTTTTCTCCTTACAAAGACCGCTTCTACTCTTTCGTTTCTTTGCCACCAAAAACAGTCACCGATAATGCCAATAATGGACCATGTCGAAGCGTTCCTCACGTCACGACTTCGATGAGTTTTGTATTCTTCATGtctgagaagcaaaaaaacaacgacgGGACGCCATCTAATCGTCTAATGTTGTTTGCTAGAGTCTACTAACGTAATCGTTGTTTGTGAATTAATTGCTAATAATTATGATTCGAGTTGATTCGATTGGTTGTACCACACAGAGAGAGGTCATCAGAGAGGAGAGGagtttttatgtaaaaagtTGAACGTGAACGTTACTACCCAACAAAACAGATCCTACCACCGTCGCGATCGCGCAACCGTAGCGAGTACAGCAGCATACCCAAAGGAGAAGCCTTGAAGATTTCGTTgcctttgattttgttttttcctttcttcgtcTCTGCTTTTTGTTCTGCCTGTACAAGCAAAACGGATGGATGTGAATTGTGGCGCGAACATGTCAATACATTAATTACGGGGTGTGCGCCAACATGGAAAAAAAGATCCAATCCTTGCATCGCATCGTCGCAATTCATTGCGAACCTTTCTCCGGTTTCTTCGCAACAATGTACCCTTTCGGGGTGGCTGCAAAGGGGTTCAAGAATTTCTTGTTTACCTTTTGTTTGTCTCCGGTATGGTACCGCATATTTGCTTTATGAGCAGCCACCGTACTTTGTTAAGTTGTGCTGACCTTAATCGAGCAACCGATTAATCGATTAAGCTGACAGCAGTAGCAAGGTAAGGTTAGAAATGACGGTGACAAAGTAAATAATAAGCATGCTACTGCAAATCTTGTTTTAAGATTTGTCGATAGTTgtataaaaatcattttaataaacaatttttaaaataatttgattttaattaataggTTCTATAcctaatatttttgaaaaaataataaaattgcaGAGCTACAAgcttttattgcgaattcttCGACTCTGACAGGCTAACAAGATTGGGCCTTCCGGTATCGCTTTTCCATTGTCCTTCCACACTTGCGCGGAATTCTTCCAAGTATTTTCCTCTTGAACTCGACCAAGAAGATTTCATCGGTTTTAGACCGATTAAGAAGTCCGTGCCTCAGAAGCTTGTATAAGTACTGTAACCATATATGATAGAATCTCTGAAGTCCCAGTTTCGATCGtcgttttcaatattttaagaaGAGATGTAGAACCTGTTGATAGTCGGCAGGCATCTCAATATTGGTGAAATTATTGAAGACCTCAACAGTGTGAATACCTATTTTTAGATTGTCTCTACGTAGGATGTTAGGACTCCTTTTTAGTATTCCTGACGATATCTTCAATATCTTGGGTTTTTATTCCTTATTCTCCAAACCTTTGTTATTTGGCGCTGCTAAGATCCTCTCATCTGCTTCACAAGAGTGAGCATCTGCTTCGCAGGAGAGTCTTGCACTAATGGAGTCTAAATCTTCTGCGTTTAGATTTTTAAAGATGCTTCCCGAAGTTTGCACCTCTGTCTTCTTGGGCTTACAGCAAAAGAGACCTCTTCCTTGTGGAGAAACTTTATAATACCCTGAAAATTTCCCACTCAGCATCACCTGATCAGAACGACCTGTTGTTCGTCATTATCGTATACGTGTATTAACCTTGGTTGTTCTTTCAAGAGTGGTCTATGCGCCGAAGAACTTTCCTTGACAATGCTATGCAATGCCATGCCTTGAAGTCAATAAAAGGATCGATGGACTAATGCTGTTGGTCCTCCATCTTATTGAAGATCTGCCAATTTATTAATCTGCGATTCTctccaatattttttaattatcttttccAGGAATGATACACATTCAGACATTAGTTTTTGAGAGGATTTCTTGCAGACAAGAAGATCTATTAACggaaaaaagcaatttaagaGGTTTTTCACAAGCGCCATAAAAACCTTCCCAACCTCCCGTTTGGATAAGCAATCATCTTTCATTAGACAAATTTTGATTCCTAATGTTCCTAATGTTCCTTACCACATCATTACTAACAAAACTCGCTCAcgatttcgtttttatttaacaacttAAAAACCCCACAAAAACCTGACAGTCGgttcatttgtttatttgttgtttgtttttgcaacacaTTACATCGTCCGCTTTGTACCCGACAATTTCAACACCTGAGCTCCTAATGAACCTCCTAATGGTTACAAATGTGAATCTTCCTTACAATACCTCCTCTTGGAACAAAACCCACATACAACTGATCAACAGCAAATGCATGTGCATTATTAAGGCCACCACAAAACACAGCCAAAACGAAAACCGCATTCAGTTAGTTCATAATGAAGCGcaacaaatcgaaacaaaatgcaaccCATATCGTTGCCATTCCTGCCTTAGCCATTCCTGCTTTAGGatcgaatcctttttttccccacttgCGTTTTCCCGCAAACCAGTAGCACGTTTTTGCAGCACGTAAACGCTCGACCGTTGTACCGCTGACGACGCGAAGTCCGCGTGCATCGTGGACAAATGGATCAGTGCCACTCACGTTGCGCTCGCCATTCGTACGCCCCGTTGCAACCGAACGAAGCGGAAATGCAACATGCCCGTTTGAAGTGAGATAAGTGAGCTGATAAGAACGGTGCCGCCTCGAGGGCGGATGGGGTGGCAAAAATGCCGgggaagaaaatattatttgccaTTCATTGAGCGGTTATCTAAGGCGATAAGGGAAATGGGTGGGAAGCTTGCCACGCCGGTCTCACACGCACCGACTACCGGCGTTCGTTTGGAAGATCTTTCTTCTGGATTCACTTTCTTAACTTCGCCGTTCCATGTTCGGGCCACACTCTTTCTACCTTCTTCGTAAGCGATCATCCACCAAGCGGGAGTATCCACggggaaaacatttcaaacagaGTCTCGCCTTTCCGGGGAACCTGTGCTATCCTTCCGTCAGAAGACACTCCAAGGAATCGGCAATTGTACTCTTTCCTCATCCAGCACAACAGAGCAAGTAaaggaacacaaaaaagcgTGCATTTATAATGGGAAAAATGATCTCTTGGAAATGCAAACCCGACCTACAGTGGCACGCCCGGCATCAGCATAATTCTCATGGGCCAATCACACGCAAAAGGCAGGATGCACTTGAACCCTATTGCCGGCGTTCGTTTTTGAAGTGGTAAGAAACCCAGTGC
The DNA window shown above is from Anopheles funestus chromosome 3RL, idAnoFuneDA-416_04, whole genome shotgun sequence and carries:
- the LOC125768040 gene encoding seminal metalloprotease 1-like; translated protein: MALSQNFLCVILAVALVQAEIVKDHQENVRYSQSDEFPQELSGQFEGDMVLSEQQQRFLWSNKRTTLIGPSQRWPGGIVPVSIFESHFTSAQVEQIDKAMQLIQSHSCVKFVKRTVERSFVNITGDELGCYSSLGYHDIGQQILNVHPSPVGTGCFKLGEVAHLLLHILGFVHQHSAFDRDEYVDIVWDNIDPTKVTNFDRFSNNLVQDFGVPYDYDSVMHFDETAFSKNGKQTIVPKDPNARIGQREGLSDGDILKLNFMYECANKK